The Amycolatopsis mongoliensis genome includes a window with the following:
- a CDS encoding S8 family serine peptidase — MTQHRSRWRRRAGITVLATALGASVLGVAVPVAVAQPAPPTSGAADGKTLDEHDRALVAEAEKAGKPDVTLLIAAEKGQTGAAVEQLKALGGVVQSTDTKLDYVKVTIPPEKAEKAAKLKAVNAVDVDGLVYRDDPKPDGATTPLPQPAPGKNTPRVNPYLPTGDTYAAQFGQVLPNWDGKDTTVAVLDSGVDLDTPALATTSHGERKIVDWYNANATNSGDGTWVKQSTQTYTGTFTSNGKSWTAPATGGPYTFGVFSETAGDLGAADSETGGDVNRDGDRADSWGVLQDSVTKEVRVDLNGNGDFTDEKPMTDYAKKYDVGFFGTDNPATDIAERMAFVVQTDKAGYVGIGIAGAEHGSHVAGIATGNDLFGGKMDGAAPGAKVLAVKVCLTGSACTSSGLVDGVVYAASHGADVINISIGGLPALNDGNNARAELYNRTIAEYNVQIFISAGNSGAGANTVGDPSVASDAISVGSYITKETWLSNYGSVTQNAESLHPFSSRGPREDGGFKPDIIAPGAAIATVPRWEAPSPVPGTYTLPAGYAMLQGTSMAAPQATGAAALLVSAYKATHNGRRPPVAQLRSAIKSTARFVPGIGAYAQGAGLFNVPAAFVALSLNPKPDAVSTSVEVHTALSGLLATPNTGVGIHDREGVTTGKAYTRTYTITRTTGSAKPVPYFARWTGNDGTFSSASTVVLPLNTPVKFDVKVNPKNTGVHSALLYLDNPLTIGIDVQTLNTVFAPQEFTAGKGYQVDVAGKIARNQATSYFVRVPQGASALKVDLDAGAGAPGKGQVRFLRYDPTGVPAEASTSTTFCYLPDAGAGCPGGTPTSRTVANPLPGVWEIVVEARRTSDVDNAAYKLSASVLGTAITPNPDTIASATLGQPVARSYTVTNTLGAFTGKLNGATLGSAKISRPAIAEGAQQQYQIAVTPGSTSLTATIGKTSDVGADLDLVLYNCTSGSCVQAAVSADGDSEESVTVANPAAGTWVALVDGYAVPSGTTEYDYLDVFTNPAFGSVAVTDANAARASGSSWTVPATVTATAAPAAGRVLRGQLTVQTDSGVTVGSSLVLVNSVS; from the coding sequence TCGAGCAGCTCAAGGCGCTCGGTGGCGTCGTCCAGTCCACCGACACCAAGCTCGACTACGTCAAGGTCACCATCCCGCCCGAGAAGGCGGAGAAGGCCGCGAAGCTCAAGGCGGTCAACGCCGTCGACGTCGACGGCCTCGTGTACCGCGACGACCCGAAGCCCGACGGCGCGACCACCCCGCTGCCGCAGCCCGCGCCGGGCAAGAACACCCCCCGCGTCAACCCGTACCTGCCCACCGGCGACACCTACGCGGCGCAGTTCGGCCAGGTCCTGCCCAACTGGGACGGCAAGGACACCACCGTCGCGGTGCTCGACTCCGGGGTCGACCTCGACACCCCCGCGCTGGCGACCACCAGCCACGGCGAGCGCAAGATCGTCGACTGGTACAACGCCAACGCCACCAACTCCGGTGACGGCACGTGGGTCAAGCAGTCCACCCAGACCTACACCGGCACCTTCACCTCCAACGGCAAGAGCTGGACGGCCCCGGCGACCGGCGGCCCGTACACCTTCGGCGTGTTCAGCGAGACCGCCGGCGACCTCGGCGCCGCGGACAGCGAGACCGGCGGCGACGTCAACCGCGACGGCGACCGCGCCGACTCCTGGGGCGTGCTGCAGGACAGCGTGACCAAGGAGGTCCGCGTCGACCTCAACGGCAACGGCGACTTCACCGACGAGAAGCCGATGACCGACTACGCCAAGAAGTACGACGTCGGCTTCTTCGGCACCGACAACCCGGCGACCGACATCGCCGAGCGGATGGCCTTCGTCGTCCAGACCGACAAGGCGGGCTACGTCGGCATCGGCATCGCCGGCGCCGAGCACGGCTCGCACGTCGCGGGCATCGCCACCGGCAACGACCTGTTCGGCGGCAAGATGGACGGCGCGGCCCCGGGCGCGAAGGTCCTGGCCGTCAAGGTCTGCCTCACCGGCAGCGCCTGCACGTCGTCCGGCCTGGTCGACGGCGTCGTCTACGCCGCCAGCCACGGCGCCGACGTCATCAACATCTCGATCGGCGGCCTGCCGGCGCTCAACGACGGCAACAACGCCCGCGCGGAGCTCTACAACCGCACGATCGCCGAGTACAACGTCCAGATCTTCATCTCGGCCGGCAACAGCGGCGCCGGGGCGAACACCGTCGGCGACCCGTCGGTCGCGTCGGACGCGATCTCGGTCGGCTCGTACATCACCAAGGAGACCTGGCTGTCGAACTACGGCTCGGTCACCCAGAACGCCGAGTCGCTGCACCCGTTCTCCTCGCGCGGCCCGCGTGAGGACGGCGGCTTCAAGCCGGACATCATCGCGCCCGGCGCGGCCATCGCCACCGTCCCGCGCTGGGAGGCGCCCAGCCCGGTACCCGGCACGTACACCCTGCCGGCCGGCTACGCGATGCTGCAGGGCACGTCGATGGCGGCGCCGCAGGCGACCGGCGCGGCGGCGCTGCTGGTGAGCGCGTACAAGGCGACGCACAACGGCCGGCGGCCGCCGGTGGCGCAGCTGCGTTCGGCGATCAAGTCGACCGCGCGGTTCGTGCCGGGCATCGGCGCGTACGCCCAGGGCGCGGGCCTGTTCAACGTCCCGGCCGCGTTCGTCGCGCTGTCGCTCAACCCGAAGCCGGACGCCGTTTCGACGTCCGTCGAGGTGCACACCGCGCTGTCGGGCCTGCTGGCCACGCCGAACACCGGCGTGGGCATCCACGACCGCGAAGGCGTGACCACGGGCAAGGCCTACACCCGCACGTACACGATCACCCGCACGACGGGCTCGGCCAAGCCGGTGCCGTACTTCGCGCGGTGGACCGGCAACGACGGCACCTTCTCCTCGGCGTCCACAGTGGTCCTGCCGCTGAACACCCCGGTGAAGTTCGACGTCAAGGTGAACCCGAAGAACACGGGCGTCCACTCGGCGCTGCTGTACCTGGACAACCCGCTGACCATCGGCATCGACGTGCAGACCCTCAACACGGTCTTCGCGCCGCAGGAGTTCACCGCCGGCAAGGGCTACCAGGTCGACGTCGCCGGCAAGATCGCCCGCAACCAGGCGACCAGCTACTTCGTGCGGGTGCCGCAGGGCGCCAGCGCGCTGAAGGTGGACCTGGACGCGGGCGCCGGCGCCCCGGGCAAGGGCCAGGTGCGGTTCCTGCGCTACGACCCGACCGGTGTCCCGGCCGAGGCGAGCACGTCCACGACGTTCTGTTACCTGCCCGACGCCGGCGCCGGCTGCCCGGGTGGCACGCCGACCAGCCGGACCGTCGCCAACCCGCTGCCGGGCGTGTGGGAGATCGTCGTCGAGGCGCGCCGGACGTCCGATGTGGACAATGCGGCGTACAAGCTGAGCGCGTCGGTGCTGGGCACGGCGATCACGCCGAACCCGGACACGATCGCGTCGGCGACGCTGGGCCAGCCGGTCGCGCGTTCGTACACCGTGACGAACACGCTCGGCGCGTTCACCGGCAAGCTGAACGGCGCCACGCTGGGCAGCGCGAAGATCTCGCGGCCGGCGATCGCCGAAGGCGCGCAGCAGCAGTACCAGATCGCGGTGACGCCGGGCTCGACGTCGCTGACGGCCACGATCGGCAAGACGTCCGACGTCGGCGCCGACCTGGACCTGGTGCTGTACAACTGCACGAGCGGCTCCTGCGTGCAGGCGGCGGTCAGCGCGGACGGCGACTCCGAGGAGTCGGTGACCGTGGCCAACCCGGCCGCGGGCACCTGGGTCGCGCTGGTCGACGGGTACGCGGTGCCTTCGGGCACCACCGAGTACGACTACCTCGACGTGTTCACCAACCCGGCGTTCGGCTCGGTCGCGGTGACCGACGCGAACGCGGCGCGCGCGTCGGGCAGCTCGTGGACGGTGCCGGCGACGGTGACGGCCACGGCCGCCCCCGCGGCGGGCCGGGTCCTGCGCGGTCAGCTGACCGTGCAGACCGACTCGGGTGTCACGGTCGGCTCCTCGCTGGTGCTGGTCAACTCCGTCAGCTAG
- a CDS encoding discoidin domain-containing protein: protein MRRFTTIFAALFLLVATLTAPAAHAAAALSGRTHLFYYPWYGAGSGGYRHWQQGGHTPPDDLGANFYPVLGPYDSGDFGGAVEQHMRWIEQSGAGVLVYSWWGQGSYEDGLAAGVLEAAARHGIEVAWHLEPYSGRTASSTVADIEYLLGRYGSSPAFYREGGRGAFYVFESLRIADWSPLDQVRSSAIVLAQTTDTSKVAHFGGMYTYDAIAGATAPGWREAGAYCEANGLVWAPSVGPGYNDDRAVPGNTTPTLSRDNGATYDREWQNALSSNADWVSVTSFNEWHEGSVIEPARSSPPSPAYETFAGAYGTSGAASETAYLDRTRYWASQLSGPSVNLALNKTASASGSQGGYPPGNAVDGNASSYWESTNNTFPQTFTVDLGAPATVGRLVLKLPPSWGTRTQTIAVNGGSPAGYVFDPAHGNTATITLPATPGQFVRLTFTGNTGWPAGQLSEVEAYAS from the coding sequence ATGCGACGGTTCACGACGATCTTCGCCGCCCTTTTCCTCCTGGTGGCCACCCTGACCGCACCGGCCGCGCACGCCGCCGCGGCGCTCTCCGGCCGGACCCACCTCTTCTACTACCCTTGGTACGGCGCCGGTTCCGGCGGTTACCGCCACTGGCAGCAGGGCGGGCACACGCCCCCCGACGACCTCGGCGCGAACTTCTACCCGGTGCTGGGCCCGTACGACTCCGGCGACTTCGGCGGGGCCGTCGAGCAGCACATGCGCTGGATCGAGCAGTCCGGTGCCGGGGTGCTCGTCTACAGCTGGTGGGGTCAGGGGTCCTATGAGGACGGCCTGGCGGCCGGCGTGCTGGAAGCCGCGGCGCGGCACGGGATCGAGGTCGCCTGGCACCTGGAGCCCTACAGCGGGCGGACGGCGTCGTCGACGGTGGCGGACATCGAGTACCTCCTCGGGCGCTACGGCTCCAGCCCGGCCTTCTACCGGGAGGGCGGCCGCGGGGCGTTCTACGTCTTCGAAAGCCTGCGCATCGCGGACTGGTCGCCGTTGGACCAGGTCCGTTCGTCGGCGATCGTCCTGGCGCAGACGACCGACACGAGCAAGGTCGCGCACTTCGGCGGGATGTACACCTACGACGCGATCGCCGGGGCGACGGCACCGGGCTGGCGCGAAGCGGGCGCGTACTGCGAGGCGAACGGCCTGGTGTGGGCGCCTTCGGTGGGCCCCGGCTACAACGACGATCGAGCGGTCCCCGGCAACACGACGCCGACGCTGTCCCGTGACAACGGCGCCACCTACGACCGCGAATGGCAGAACGCGCTGTCCTCGAACGCGGACTGGGTTTCGGTGACGTCGTTCAACGAGTGGCACGAAGGCTCGGTCATCGAACCGGCCCGCTCGTCACCGCCTTCGCCGGCGTACGAGACTTTCGCCGGTGCGTATGGGACTTCCGGTGCGGCGTCGGAAACCGCTTATCTGGACCGGACGCGCTACTGGGCTTCGCAGCTCTCCGGGCCTTCGGTGAACCTGGCGCTGAACAAGACGGCATCCGCGAGCGGGTCACAGGGTGGGTATCCGCCGGGCAACGCGGTCGACGGAAATGCTTCGAGCTATTGGGAAAGCACGAACAACACGTTCCCGCAGACCTTCACGGTGGACCTGGGCGCCCCGGCCACGGTGGGGCGGCTGGTGCTGAAGCTGCCACCGTCGTGGGGCACCCGGACGCAGACCATCGCGGTGAACGGCGGCAGCCCGGCGGGGTACGTCTTCGACCCGGCGCACGGGAACACGGCGACCATCACGCTGCCGGCGACGCCGGGACAGTTCGTGCGGCTGACCTTCACCGGCAACACCGGCTGGCCCGCCGGCCAGTTGTCCGAAGTGGAGGCCTACGCCTCCTGA
- a CDS encoding ROK family transcriptional regulator → MTQAVRHDSMRARNLEVVLGAVSRGGPLTRAALAEVTGLTKSTVSKLVGDLVDAGLLAETGPARAGERGRPGVAVVLSGARVASLGLEINVDYLAVRVLDLTGGVRFAARRERDNRGSRPKKVLSELQALATEALTETHRLGLEVAGAVLAVSGPVGDGVLFSAPNLGWQDVRAADLLRLPIPVELDNEANLAALGELWFGDGERDFFYVSGEIGIGAGLVVNGSLFSGARGLAGELGHVVVAPEGPPCRCGGSGCLETFAGQEAVLAAGNAPSVPALLAALERGDETALQACAAAGRALGVALTSAVNLLDLDRIVLGGIFTQLYPWLSGPVSEVLAARLGGLRGAPPVLSASRLGGDAATLGAAGRVVHRVLADPAPFLARAQEA, encoded by the coding sequence ATGACCCAGGCCGTGCGGCACGACTCGATGCGCGCCCGCAACCTCGAGGTCGTGCTGGGCGCGGTCAGCCGCGGCGGCCCGCTGACCCGTGCCGCGCTCGCCGAGGTCACCGGCCTGACCAAGTCCACGGTGAGCAAGCTCGTCGGCGACCTGGTGGACGCCGGGCTGCTCGCCGAGACCGGGCCCGCGCGGGCGGGCGAACGCGGCCGGCCGGGGGTGGCGGTCGTGCTCAGCGGGGCGCGCGTGGCGTCACTGGGGCTGGAGATCAACGTCGACTACCTCGCGGTGCGCGTGCTCGACCTCACCGGCGGGGTGCGGTTCGCCGCCCGCCGCGAGCGCGACAACCGCGGTTCACGGCCGAAGAAGGTCCTCTCCGAGCTGCAGGCACTGGCGACGGAGGCGCTGACCGAGACGCACCGGCTCGGGCTGGAGGTCGCGGGCGCGGTGCTGGCGGTGTCCGGCCCGGTCGGCGACGGCGTGCTGTTCAGCGCCCCCAACCTGGGCTGGCAGGACGTCCGCGCGGCCGACCTGCTGCGGCTGCCCATCCCCGTCGAGCTGGACAACGAGGCGAACCTCGCGGCGCTGGGCGAGCTCTGGTTCGGCGACGGCGAGCGCGACTTCTTCTACGTTTCGGGCGAAATCGGCATCGGCGCGGGCCTGGTCGTGAACGGCTCGCTGTTCTCCGGGGCTCGCGGACTGGCCGGCGAGCTGGGCCACGTCGTCGTGGCGCCGGAGGGGCCACCGTGCCGGTGCGGGGGCAGCGGGTGCCTGGAGACGTTCGCCGGGCAGGAGGCGGTGCTGGCCGCGGGGAACGCCCCGTCCGTGCCCGCGCTGCTGGCGGCCCTGGAGCGCGGCGACGAAACCGCCCTGCAGGCGTGCGCGGCGGCCGGCCGCGCCCTCGGCGTCGCGCTGACGTCGGCGGTGAACCTCCTGGACCTCGACCGCATCGTGCTGGGCGGAATCTTCACGCAGCTGTACCCGTGGCTGTCCGGTCCCGTGTCGGAGGTGCTGGCGGCACGGCTCGGCGGGCTCCGGGGCGCACCGCCGGTGCTGTCGGCGTCACGCCTCGGCGGCGACGCCGCGACGCTGGGCGCGGCGGGCCGGGTGGTGCACCGGGTGCTGGCCGACCCGGCGCCGTTCCTGGCGCGGGCTCAGGAGGCGTAG
- the xylA gene encoding xylose isomerase: MSDYAPQPADKFTFGLWTVGWPAADPFGVATRPPLDPVESVHRLAELGAYGVTFHDDDLLATEPDRDKAIERFRKALAETGLKVPMATTNLFTHPVFKDGGLTSNDRDVRRYALRKVRRNLDLAAELGAETYVVWGGREGAESDVAKDVRAALARYKEGLDLLADYVVEKGYSLRFALEPKPNEPRGDILLPTIGHALGFISQLERSELFGLNPEVGHEQMAGLNFVHGISQALWQGKLFHIDLNGQHGPKYDQDLIFGHGDTKSAFFLVDLLENGGYEGPRHFDYKPLRTEDPADVWVSAAANMRTYLILKEKSAAFRADPEVTEALAASRVPELSTPTLAPGESFDDLLNDEFDLDAAATRGYHFTRLNQLALEHLLGVR; the protein is encoded by the coding sequence ATGAGCGACTACGCTCCCCAGCCGGCCGACAAGTTCACCTTCGGCCTCTGGACCGTGGGCTGGCCCGCGGCCGACCCGTTCGGGGTCGCGACGCGCCCGCCGTTGGACCCGGTGGAGAGCGTGCACCGGCTGGCGGAGCTGGGCGCCTACGGCGTGACGTTCCACGACGACGACCTCCTGGCCACCGAGCCCGACCGCGACAAGGCGATCGAACGGTTCCGCAAGGCGCTCGCCGAGACCGGGCTCAAGGTCCCGATGGCGACGACGAACCTGTTCACCCACCCGGTGTTCAAGGACGGCGGCCTGACCAGCAACGACCGCGACGTCCGGCGGTACGCGCTGCGGAAGGTGCGCCGCAACCTCGACCTCGCGGCCGAACTGGGCGCGGAGACCTACGTCGTCTGGGGCGGGCGCGAAGGCGCCGAGTCCGACGTCGCGAAGGACGTCCGGGCGGCGCTGGCCCGCTACAAGGAGGGCCTCGACCTGCTCGCCGACTACGTCGTCGAGAAGGGCTACTCGCTGCGGTTCGCCCTCGAACCCAAGCCGAACGAGCCGCGCGGCGACATCCTGCTGCCGACCATCGGGCACGCGCTGGGCTTCATCTCGCAGCTGGAGCGCTCGGAGCTGTTCGGGCTCAACCCCGAGGTCGGGCACGAGCAGATGGCCGGGCTCAACTTCGTGCACGGCATTTCGCAGGCGCTGTGGCAGGGCAAGCTGTTCCACATCGACCTCAACGGCCAGCACGGCCCGAAGTACGACCAGGACCTGATCTTCGGCCACGGTGACACGAAGAGCGCGTTCTTCCTGGTCGACCTGCTGGAGAACGGCGGGTACGAGGGTCCGCGGCACTTCGACTACAAGCCGCTGCGCACGGAAGACCCCGCGGATGTCTGGGTGTCCGCGGCCGCGAACATGCGGACGTACCTGATCCTGAAGGAGAAGTCGGCGGCGTTCCGCGCGGACCCGGAGGTGACGGAGGCGCTGGCGGCGTCCCGGGTCCCGGAGCTGTCGACGCCGACGCTGGCCCCGGGCGAGTCGTTCGACGACCTCCTGAACGACGAGTTCGACCTCGACGCGGCGGCGACGCGTGGTTACCACTTCACGCGCCTGAACCAGCTGGCCCTGGAGCACCTCCTCGGCGTCCGCTGA
- a CDS encoding carbohydrate-binding protein, protein MSPSPPKWARLFGTALLGAGLLLTVDAPARADIPPADYQQVALATGAAELGEAMSLAVLPDRSVVHTSRDGTVRVTTAAGATSVAAKLNVYTHDEEGLQGVAADPGFATNRYVWLYYSPRLSTPDGDAPTDGTEADFAPFKGELHLSRFVLKTDNTLDLASEKVVLKVANDRGQCCHVGGDIDFDAAGNLYLTTGDDTNPFSSDSYSPIDERTTRNPQFDAQRSSGNTNDLRGKLLRIHPQADGTYTVPSGNLFAPGTANTRPEIYAMGFRNPFRMSVDKPTGVVYLGDYGPDAGVTDPNRGPQGQVEFDRITEPGNFGWPYCTGSNTTTETYNHFTFPSGPSGAKYDCAGGPTNSSFRNTGLAKLPVPKPAWIKYAGDEGSPPEFGSGSESPMGGPVYRYDAASTSTVKFPQSLDGKYFAGEYGRKWIKAVTVNADGSRGTIEDFPWTGTQVMDMAFGPDGALYVLDYGTGDDNQALHRIEYLAGTNRNPVAKAAADKTSGPNPLTVTFSSAGSSDPEGGALSYRWDFGDGQTSTSANPAHTYTTNGTYSPTLTVSDPEGLTGTASLVVTVGNTAPSISLGVPADGQLFSFGDTVPFQVTGSDPEDGPLDCSKVKVTYLLGHDSHQHQITQQTGCSGSIAVPVDGEHDAAANIFGVFDAQYTDNGGLTSHSVHKLQPRHRQGEHFSAQSGIQLADHGSAEGGRTVGYTDDGDWISFTPYALGNATSISARVSSGGPGGTLEVRAGSPTGTLLGSAAVANTGDWDTFQTVTANLANRPSGTTTLYLVFKGVTGQGNLFDVDAFTFTTATQAGAVEGESFTSGSGVQIAPHASASGGNTLGYIENGDWAGYASVSTAGARTFTARVSSAGAGGTIEIRSGSATGTLLGTVSVPSTGDWEVFQTVTASVSSGSGPLFLVFRGGSGSLFDIDTFSLSTMPTQVDPAYDVLVFSKTAGFRHDSIPAGIQAIRELGAAQGFGVTATEDASVFTATELAKYRAVIFLSTTGDVLDATQQAAFESYVEGGGGYLGIHAAADTEYDWPWYGTLVGAWFKSHPAIQAARFVTEDGTHPATAHLPAVWTRTDELYNYRTNPRGNVHVLQTLDESSYTGGEMGADHPITWCHPQGAGRAFYTGLGHTIESYADTAFRTELLGGIRYAAGVVPADCGSSPATTVEGESFTSGSGVQIAPHAPASGGNTLGYIENGDWAGYASVSTAGITRFSAVVSSAGAGGTIEIRDGSATGTLLGTVTVPVTGGWETFQTVSATVTPGSGPLHLVFRGGAGSLFDVDTLTVS, encoded by the coding sequence ATGTCTCCGTCCCCACCGAAGTGGGCGAGGCTGTTCGGCACCGCGCTCCTGGGCGCCGGCCTCCTGCTCACCGTCGACGCTCCGGCCAGAGCGGACATCCCGCCCGCGGACTACCAGCAGGTCGCCCTCGCCACCGGCGCGGCCGAGCTCGGCGAGGCGATGTCGCTCGCCGTCCTGCCGGACCGTTCGGTCGTGCACACCTCCCGCGACGGCACCGTCCGCGTCACCACCGCGGCCGGCGCGACGTCCGTCGCGGCCAAGCTGAACGTCTACACCCACGACGAAGAAGGCCTCCAGGGTGTCGCCGCCGACCCCGGCTTCGCCACCAACCGCTACGTCTGGCTGTACTACTCACCGCGGCTGTCCACACCGGACGGTGACGCGCCGACCGACGGCACCGAAGCCGACTTCGCGCCGTTCAAGGGCGAGCTGCACCTGTCGCGGTTCGTCCTGAAGACCGACAACACCCTCGACCTGGCCAGCGAGAAGGTCGTCCTCAAGGTGGCCAACGACCGCGGCCAGTGCTGCCACGTCGGGGGTGACATCGACTTCGACGCCGCCGGCAACCTCTACCTCACCACCGGCGACGACACCAACCCGTTCTCCTCCGACAGCTACTCGCCGATCGACGAACGGACCACCCGCAACCCGCAGTTCGACGCGCAACGCTCGTCCGGCAACACGAACGACCTGCGCGGCAAGCTGCTGCGGATCCACCCGCAAGCCGACGGGACGTACACGGTCCCGTCGGGCAACCTCTTCGCGCCGGGGACCGCGAACACCCGGCCGGAGATCTACGCGATGGGCTTCCGCAACCCGTTCCGGATGAGTGTCGACAAACCGACCGGCGTCGTCTACCTCGGCGACTACGGCCCGGACGCCGGCGTCACCGATCCGAACCGTGGGCCGCAGGGTCAGGTCGAGTTCGACCGGATCACCGAGCCGGGCAACTTCGGCTGGCCGTACTGCACCGGCTCGAACACGACGACCGAGACGTACAACCACTTCACGTTCCCGAGCGGCCCGTCGGGCGCGAAGTACGACTGCGCCGGCGGCCCGACGAACTCCTCGTTCCGCAACACCGGGCTCGCCAAGCTGCCCGTGCCGAAGCCCGCGTGGATCAAGTACGCCGGCGACGAGGGCTCGCCGCCGGAGTTCGGCAGCGGCTCGGAGTCGCCGATGGGCGGTCCGGTCTACCGCTACGACGCCGCTTCGACGTCCACGGTCAAGTTCCCGCAGTCCCTGGACGGCAAGTACTTCGCCGGGGAGTACGGACGCAAGTGGATCAAGGCGGTGACCGTCAACGCCGACGGCAGCCGCGGCACCATCGAGGACTTCCCGTGGACCGGCACGCAGGTCATGGACATGGCGTTCGGTCCCGACGGCGCCCTGTACGTCCTCGACTACGGCACCGGCGACGACAACCAGGCGCTCCACCGCATCGAGTACCTCGCCGGCACGAACCGCAACCCGGTCGCGAAAGCCGCGGCCGACAAGACGTCCGGCCCGAACCCGCTGACCGTGACCTTCTCGTCCGCGGGCAGCAGCGATCCCGAAGGCGGGGCGCTGAGCTACCGCTGGGACTTCGGCGACGGTCAGACGTCGACGTCGGCGAACCCCGCGCACACCTACACCACCAACGGCACCTACTCGCCGACGCTCACGGTGTCCGATCCGGAGGGCCTGACCGGCACCGCGAGCCTGGTCGTCACGGTCGGGAACACCGCGCCGTCGATCTCCCTGGGGGTGCCGGCGGACGGGCAGCTGTTCTCCTTCGGGGACACCGTGCCGTTCCAGGTGACCGGCAGCGACCCGGAGGACGGGCCGCTCGACTGCTCGAAGGTCAAGGTCACCTACCTCCTCGGCCACGACAGCCACCAGCACCAGATCACCCAGCAGACCGGGTGCAGCGGCTCGATCGCCGTCCCGGTCGACGGCGAGCACGACGCCGCGGCGAACATCTTCGGCGTCTTCGACGCGCAGTACACCGACAATGGCGGGCTGACGTCGCACAGCGTCCACAAGCTCCAGCCGCGGCACCGCCAGGGTGAGCACTTCTCGGCCCAGTCCGGGATCCAGCTCGCCGACCACGGTTCCGCGGAGGGCGGCCGGACCGTCGGGTACACCGACGACGGAGACTGGATCTCGTTCACGCCGTACGCGCTGGGCAACGCGACGTCGATCAGCGCGCGTGTGTCGTCCGGCGGCCCCGGCGGGACGCTGGAGGTCCGGGCGGGTTCGCCGACCGGCACCCTGCTCGGGTCGGCGGCCGTCGCCAACACCGGGGACTGGGACACGTTCCAAACCGTGACGGCGAACCTGGCGAACCGGCCGTCCGGGACGACCACGCTGTACCTCGTGTTCAAGGGTGTCACCGGGCAGGGCAACCTGTTCGACGTCGACGCGTTCACCTTCACCACCGCCACCCAGGCGGGCGCGGTCGAAGGGGAGTCGTTCACGTCCGGTTCGGGGGTCCAGATCGCCCCGCACGCCTCGGCGAGCGGCGGGAACACCCTGGGCTACATCGAGAACGGCGACTGGGCCGGATACGCGTCGGTGAGCACGGCGGGCGCGCGGACGTTCACCGCACGGGTGTCGTCGGCCGGCGCCGGCGGCACGATCGAGATCCGGTCCGGGTCGGCCACCGGGACGCTGCTGGGCACGGTTTCGGTGCCTTCGACCGGGGATTGGGAGGTGTTCCAGACCGTCACGGCGTCGGTGTCGAGCGGGTCCGGGCCGCTGTTCCTGGTGTTCCGCGGCGGTTCCGGTTCCCTGTTCGACATCGACACCTTTAGCCTGAGCACCATGCCGACCCAGGTCGATCCCGCGTACGACGTGCTGGTGTTCTCCAAGACGGCCGGCTTCCGGCACGACTCGATCCCGGCCGGGATCCAGGCGATCCGGGAGCTGGGCGCGGCTCAGGGGTTCGGGGTGACGGCGACCGAAGACGCTTCGGTCTTCACGGCCACCGAACTGGCGAAGTACCGGGCGGTGATCTTCTTGTCGACCACCGGTGACGTCCTGGACGCCACGCAGCAGGCGGCGTTCGAGTCCTATGTGGAGGGTGGCGGCGGCTACCTCGGCATTCACGCCGCGGCGGACACCGAGTACGACTGGCCGTGGTACGGCACGCTCGTCGGCGCCTGGTTCAAGAGCCACCCGGCGATCCAGGCGGCCCGGTTCGTGACGGAGGACGGCACCCACCCGGCGACGGCGCACCTGCCGGCGGTCTGGACCCGGACGGACGAGCTGTACAACTACCGGACGAACCCGCGTGGCAACGTGCACGTGCTGCAGACGCTGGACGAGTCCAGCTACACCGGCGGCGAGATGGGTGCTGACCACCCGATCACGTGGTGTCACCCGCAGGGCGCGGGCCGCGCGTTCTACACCGGGCTCGGCCACACGATCGAGTCGTACGCAGACACCGCGTTCCGGACCGAACTGCTCGGCGGGATCCGGTACGCCGCCGGGGTCGTCCCGGCGGACTGCGGGTCCTCCCCGGCCACCACCGTGGAGGGTGAGTCGTTCACGTCGGGCTCGGGCGTGCAGATCGCGCCGCACGCTCCGGCGAGCGGCGGGAACACCCTGGGCTACATCGAGAACGGCGACTGGGCCGGGTACGCCTCGGTGAGCACGGCGGGCATCACGCGGTTCAGCGCGGTCGTGTCCTCCGCCGGCGCGGGCGGCACGATCGAGATCCGCGACGGCTCGGCGACCGGCACCCTGCTGGGCACGGTCACGGTGCCCGTCACGGGCGGCTGGGAGACGTTCCAGACGGTCTCGGCGACGGTGACGCCGGGCTCGGGCCCGCTCCACCTGGTCTTCCGGGGCGGCGCGGGTTCCCTGTTCGACGTCGACACCCTGACAGTGTCCTAG